In Chroicocephalus ridibundus chromosome 4, bChrRid1.1, whole genome shotgun sequence, one genomic interval encodes:
- the CTNND1 gene encoding catenin delta-1 isoform X1 gives MDDSEVESTASILASVKEQEAQFEKLTRALEEERRHVSAQLERVRVSPQDAGPGLANGTLTRRHQNGRFLGDADLERQKYPDLKLNGPQDHSHLLYSTIPRMQDPGQIVEETYTMEEDPEGAMSVVSVETSDDGTTRRTETTVKKVVKTVTTRTVQQVPVGPDGLPLETSPVTSNYVQTMDRNFRKNGNGGPGGYLSQPGTATLPRNYHYPDGYGRPYEDGYPGSDHNYGSLSRVTRIDERYRPSMDTYRAPSRQDIYGPQPQVRVGGSNMDLNHFHPEPYGLEDDQRSVGFEDVDYGIMSDYGTARRAGTPSDPRRRLRSYEDMLVDEVAPDRYYWAPLAQHERGSLASLDSLRKGGPAPGNWRQPELPEVIAMLSFRLDAVKSNAAAYLQHLCYRNDKVKTEVRKLKGIPVLVGLLDHPKKEVHYGACGALKNISFGKDQDNKIAIKNCDGVPALVRLLRKAHDMDLTEVITGTLWNLSSHDSIKMAIVDHALHALTDEVVIPRSGWEREPNEDSKPRHFEWESVLTNTAGCLRNVSSERSEARRKLRECDGLVDALIYVVQSEIGQKDSDSKLVENCVCLLRNLSYQVHREIPHAERYQETPLAPANNAGPHAASCFGAKKGKDEWFSRGKKVPEDPGADTVDFPKRTTPAKGYELLFQPEVVRIYISLLKESKTPAILEASAGAIQNLCAGSWTYGRYIRSALRQEKGLSAIADLLTHDSERVVKAASGALRNLAVDLRNKELIGKHAIPNLVKNLPGGQQTPAKNLSEDTVVSILNTINEVIVDNLEAAKKLRETQGIEKLVLINKSGNRSEREVRAAALVLQTVWGYKELRKPLEKEGWKKSDFQVNLSNASRTQGGNSFDDSTLPLIDRNQKTDKKSSREEIQMSNMGPDNYSTLNERDHSRTLDRSGDVGDMEPVKAAPLMQEEGQESQPEVEEAEEDVAVFSPMSVCPAVSCPI, from the exons ATGGACGACTCAGAAGTGGAGTCGACCGCCAGCATCCTTGCCTCTGTCAAGGAGCAGGAGGCACAGTTTGAGAAGCTGACCCGGGCGCTTGAGGAGGAACGGCGCCATGTCTCAGCCCAACTGGAACGAGTCCGGGTCTCCCCACAGGACGCCGGCCCGGGCTTGGCCAACGGCACGCTCACCCGGCGGCACCAG AACGGCCGTTTCTTGGGCGATGCTGACCTGGAAAGGCAGAAATACCCAGATCTGAAGCTCAACGGCCCGCAG GACCACAGCCACCTCTTGTACAGCACGATCCCCAGGATGCAGGACCCGGGCCAGATTGTGGAGGAGACCTACACTATGGAGGAGGACCCAGAAGGGGCCATGTCAGTCGTGTCTGTGGAGACATCAGATGATGGGACGACCCGGCGTACAGAGACCACG GTGAAGAAGGTGGTGAAGACTGTCACCACCCGGACGGTGCAGCAGGTGCCGGTGGGGCCGGATGGGTTACCTTTGGAAACCTCCCCTGTCACCAGCAACTACGTCCAGACCATGGACAGGAACTTCCGCAAGAATGGCAATGGGGGCCCCGGTGGCTACCTGAGCCAGCCGGGCACAGCCACCCTCCCTCGTAACTACCACTACCCCGATGGCTATGGCCGCCCCTACGAGGATGGCTACCCAGGCAGCGATCACAACTACGGCAGCCTGTCCCGTGTCACCCGCATTGACGAGCGCTACCGTCCATCCATGGACACCTACCGGGCCCCCAGCCGCCAGGACATCTATGGCCCCCAGCCTCAAGTGCGTGTCGGGGGCAGCAACATGGACCTCAACCACTTCCACCCCGAGCCGTACGGCCTGGAGGATGACCAGCGCAGTGTGGGCTTTGAAGATGTGGACTACGGGATTATGTCTGACTACGGCACAGCCAGGCGGGCAGGGACCCCCTCTGATCCCCGGCGGCGGCTCAG GAGTTATGAAGACATGCTGGTGGATGAAGTGGCCCCTGACCGGTACTACTGGGCCCCTCTGGCTCAGCATGAGCGGGGTAGCTTGGCCAGTCTGGACAGCCTGCGGAAGGGAGGTCCAGCCCCAGGTAACTGGCGCCAGCCAGAGCTGCCGGAGGTGATAGCCATGCTGAGCTTCCGGCTGGACGCCGTCAAGTCCAACGCGGCCGCCTACCTGCAGCACCTCTGCTACCGTAACGACAAGGTGAAGACAGAGGTGCGCAAGCTGAAGGGTATTCCCGTGCTGGTGGGATTGCTAGACCACCCTAAGAAAGAGGTGCACTATGGTGCCTGTGGAGCCCTCAAGAACATCTCCTTCGGCAAGGACCAAGACAATAAGATTGCCATCAAGAATTGTGATGGGGTACCTGCTCTGGTGCGCCTGTTGCGGAAGGCCCATGACATGGATCTCACGGAGGTCATCACAG GAACACTGTGGAACCTGTCCTCGCACGACTCCATCAAGATGGCCATTGTGGATCATGCACTACATGCTCTGACCGATGAGGTTGTCATTCCTCGCTCGGGCTGGGAGCGGGAACCTAATGAGGACTCAAAACCCCGCCATTTCGAGTGGGAGTCAGTGCTCACCAACACCGCTGGCTGCCTTAG gAACGTGAGCTCAGAGCGGAGTGAGGCCCGTCGGAAGCTGCGGGAATGTGACGGGCTGGTGGATGCCCTGATCTATGTCGTCCAGTCTGAGATCGGCCAGAAGGACTCGGACAGCAAG CTGGTGGAGAACTGTGTGTGCCTGCTGAGAAACTTGTCCTACCAAGTCCACCGTGAGATCCCCCATGCTGAGCGCTACCAGGAGACACCGCTGGCCCCTGCCAACAACGCTGGGCCCCATGCTGCGAGCTGCTTTGGTGCCAAGAAGGGCAAAG ACGAATGGTTCTCCAGAG GTAAAAAGGTCCCAGAAGACCCTGGTGCTGATACAGTGGATTTTCCCAAAAGAACAACTCCAGCCAAAG GCTATGAGCTCCTCTTCCAGCCAGAAGTGGTCCGGATATACATCTCCCTTCTAAAGGAGAGCAAGACTCCAGCCATCCTAGAGGCTTCGGCAGGAGCCATTCAGAACCTGTGTGCTGGCAGCTGGACA TATGGCCGGTACATCCGCTCGGCGCTGCGCCAGGAGAAGGGACTCTCCGCCATCGCTGACCTCCTCACCCACGACAGTGAGCGAGTGGTGAAAGCGGCGTCCGGAGCCCTGCGCAACCTGGCTGTCGACTTGCGTAACAAAGAGCTGATAG gtaAACATGCCATTCCCAACCTAGTGAAGAACCTGCCTGGAGGCCAGCAGACCCCAGCCAAAAACCTCTCTGAGGACACAGTGGTGTCAATCCTCAACACAATCAATGAAGTAATTGTAGACAATCTAGAGGCTGCCAAGAAGCTGCGGGAAACGCAGGGGATTGAGAAGTTGGTGCTGATCAACAAATCTGG GAACCGCTCAGAGAGAGAAGTCCGAGCAGCTGCCCTCGTCTTGCAGACAGTCTGGGGATATAAGGAGCTGCGGAAGCCCCTGGAGAAGGAAGGCTGGAAGAAGTCAGATTTCCAG GTGAACCTGAGCAATGCTTCTCGGACCCAGGGGGGCAACTCGTTTGATGACAGCACCTTGCCTCTCATCGACAGGAACCAAAAAACAG ACAAGAAATCCTCCCGGGAGGAGATCCAGATGAGCAACATGGGACCAG acAACTATTCCACACTCAATGAGAGGGACCACAGCAGGACACTGGACCGAT
- the CTNND1 gene encoding catenin delta-1 isoform X5 — protein sequence MDDSEVESTASILASVKEQEAQFEKLTRALEEERRHVSAQLERVRVSPQDAGPGLANGTLTRRHQNGRFLGDADLERQKYPDLKLNGPQDHSHLLYSTIPRMQDPGQIVEETYTMEEDPEGAMSVVSVETSDDGTTRRTETTVKKVVKTVTTRTVQQVPVGPDGLPLETSPVTSNYVQTMDRNFRKNGNGGPGGYLSQPGTATLPRNYHYPDGYGRPYEDGYPGSDHNYGSLSRVTRIDERYRPSMDTYRAPSRQDIYGPQPQVRVGGSNMDLNHFHPEPYGLEDDQRSVGFEDVDYGIMSDYGTARRAGTPSDPRRRLRSYEDMLVDEVAPDRYYWAPLAQHERGSLASLDSLRKGGPAPGNWRQPELPEVIAMLSFRLDAVKSNAAAYLQHLCYRNDKVKTEVRKLKGIPVLVGLLDHPKKEVHYGACGALKNISFGKDQDNKIAIKNCDGVPALVRLLRKAHDMDLTEVITGTLWNLSSHDSIKMAIVDHALHALTDEVVIPRSGWEREPNEDSKPRHFEWESVLTNTAGCLRNVSSERSEARRKLRECDGLVDALIYVVQSEIGQKDSDSKLVENCVCLLRNLSYQVHREIPHAERYQETPLAPANNAGPHAASCFGAKKGKDEWFSRGKKVPEDPGADTVDFPKRTTPAKGYELLFQPEVVRIYISLLKESKTPAILEASAGAIQNLCAGSWTYGRYIRSALRQEKGLSAIADLLTHDSERVVKAASGALRNLAVDLRNKELIGKHAIPNLVKNLPGGQQTPAKNLSEDTVVSILNTINEVIVDNLEAAKKLRETQGIEKLVLINKSGNRSEREVRAAALVLQTVWGYKELRKPLEKEGWKKSDFQVNLSNASRTQGGNSFDDSTLPLIDRNQKTDKKSSREEIQMSNMGPDNYSTLNERDHSRTLDRSGDVGDMEPVKAAPLMQKI from the exons ATGGACGACTCAGAAGTGGAGTCGACCGCCAGCATCCTTGCCTCTGTCAAGGAGCAGGAGGCACAGTTTGAGAAGCTGACCCGGGCGCTTGAGGAGGAACGGCGCCATGTCTCAGCCCAACTGGAACGAGTCCGGGTCTCCCCACAGGACGCCGGCCCGGGCTTGGCCAACGGCACGCTCACCCGGCGGCACCAG AACGGCCGTTTCTTGGGCGATGCTGACCTGGAAAGGCAGAAATACCCAGATCTGAAGCTCAACGGCCCGCAG GACCACAGCCACCTCTTGTACAGCACGATCCCCAGGATGCAGGACCCGGGCCAGATTGTGGAGGAGACCTACACTATGGAGGAGGACCCAGAAGGGGCCATGTCAGTCGTGTCTGTGGAGACATCAGATGATGGGACGACCCGGCGTACAGAGACCACG GTGAAGAAGGTGGTGAAGACTGTCACCACCCGGACGGTGCAGCAGGTGCCGGTGGGGCCGGATGGGTTACCTTTGGAAACCTCCCCTGTCACCAGCAACTACGTCCAGACCATGGACAGGAACTTCCGCAAGAATGGCAATGGGGGCCCCGGTGGCTACCTGAGCCAGCCGGGCACAGCCACCCTCCCTCGTAACTACCACTACCCCGATGGCTATGGCCGCCCCTACGAGGATGGCTACCCAGGCAGCGATCACAACTACGGCAGCCTGTCCCGTGTCACCCGCATTGACGAGCGCTACCGTCCATCCATGGACACCTACCGGGCCCCCAGCCGCCAGGACATCTATGGCCCCCAGCCTCAAGTGCGTGTCGGGGGCAGCAACATGGACCTCAACCACTTCCACCCCGAGCCGTACGGCCTGGAGGATGACCAGCGCAGTGTGGGCTTTGAAGATGTGGACTACGGGATTATGTCTGACTACGGCACAGCCAGGCGGGCAGGGACCCCCTCTGATCCCCGGCGGCGGCTCAG GAGTTATGAAGACATGCTGGTGGATGAAGTGGCCCCTGACCGGTACTACTGGGCCCCTCTGGCTCAGCATGAGCGGGGTAGCTTGGCCAGTCTGGACAGCCTGCGGAAGGGAGGTCCAGCCCCAGGTAACTGGCGCCAGCCAGAGCTGCCGGAGGTGATAGCCATGCTGAGCTTCCGGCTGGACGCCGTCAAGTCCAACGCGGCCGCCTACCTGCAGCACCTCTGCTACCGTAACGACAAGGTGAAGACAGAGGTGCGCAAGCTGAAGGGTATTCCCGTGCTGGTGGGATTGCTAGACCACCCTAAGAAAGAGGTGCACTATGGTGCCTGTGGAGCCCTCAAGAACATCTCCTTCGGCAAGGACCAAGACAATAAGATTGCCATCAAGAATTGTGATGGGGTACCTGCTCTGGTGCGCCTGTTGCGGAAGGCCCATGACATGGATCTCACGGAGGTCATCACAG GAACACTGTGGAACCTGTCCTCGCACGACTCCATCAAGATGGCCATTGTGGATCATGCACTACATGCTCTGACCGATGAGGTTGTCATTCCTCGCTCGGGCTGGGAGCGGGAACCTAATGAGGACTCAAAACCCCGCCATTTCGAGTGGGAGTCAGTGCTCACCAACACCGCTGGCTGCCTTAG gAACGTGAGCTCAGAGCGGAGTGAGGCCCGTCGGAAGCTGCGGGAATGTGACGGGCTGGTGGATGCCCTGATCTATGTCGTCCAGTCTGAGATCGGCCAGAAGGACTCGGACAGCAAG CTGGTGGAGAACTGTGTGTGCCTGCTGAGAAACTTGTCCTACCAAGTCCACCGTGAGATCCCCCATGCTGAGCGCTACCAGGAGACACCGCTGGCCCCTGCCAACAACGCTGGGCCCCATGCTGCGAGCTGCTTTGGTGCCAAGAAGGGCAAAG ACGAATGGTTCTCCAGAG GTAAAAAGGTCCCAGAAGACCCTGGTGCTGATACAGTGGATTTTCCCAAAAGAACAACTCCAGCCAAAG GCTATGAGCTCCTCTTCCAGCCAGAAGTGGTCCGGATATACATCTCCCTTCTAAAGGAGAGCAAGACTCCAGCCATCCTAGAGGCTTCGGCAGGAGCCATTCAGAACCTGTGTGCTGGCAGCTGGACA TATGGCCGGTACATCCGCTCGGCGCTGCGCCAGGAGAAGGGACTCTCCGCCATCGCTGACCTCCTCACCCACGACAGTGAGCGAGTGGTGAAAGCGGCGTCCGGAGCCCTGCGCAACCTGGCTGTCGACTTGCGTAACAAAGAGCTGATAG gtaAACATGCCATTCCCAACCTAGTGAAGAACCTGCCTGGAGGCCAGCAGACCCCAGCCAAAAACCTCTCTGAGGACACAGTGGTGTCAATCCTCAACACAATCAATGAAGTAATTGTAGACAATCTAGAGGCTGCCAAGAAGCTGCGGGAAACGCAGGGGATTGAGAAGTTGGTGCTGATCAACAAATCTGG GAACCGCTCAGAGAGAGAAGTCCGAGCAGCTGCCCTCGTCTTGCAGACAGTCTGGGGATATAAGGAGCTGCGGAAGCCCCTGGAGAAGGAAGGCTGGAAGAAGTCAGATTTCCAG GTGAACCTGAGCAATGCTTCTCGGACCCAGGGGGGCAACTCGTTTGATGACAGCACCTTGCCTCTCATCGACAGGAACCAAAAAACAG ACAAGAAATCCTCCCGGGAGGAGATCCAGATGAGCAACATGGGACCAG acAACTATTCCACACTCAATGAGAGGGACCACAGCAGGACACTGGACCGAT
- the CTNND1 gene encoding catenin delta-1 isoform X2 yields the protein MDDSEVESTASILASVKEQEAQFEKLTRALEEERRHVSAQLERVRVSPQDAGPGLANGTLTRRHQNGRFLGDADLERQKYPDLKLNGPQDHSHLLYSTIPRMQDPGQIVEETYTMEEDPEGAMSVVSVETSDDGTTRRTETTVKKVVKTVTTRTVQQVPVGPDGLPLETSPVTSNYVQTMDRNFRKNGNGGPGGYLSQPGTATLPRNYHYPDGYGRPYEDGYPGSDHNYGSLSRVTRIDERYRPSMDTYRAPSRQDIYGPQPQVRVGGSNMDLNHFHPEPYGLEDDQRSVGFEDVDYGIMSDYGTARRAGTPSDPRRRLRSYEDMLVDEVAPDRYYWAPLAQHERGSLASLDSLRKGGPAPGNWRQPELPEVIAMLSFRLDAVKSNAAAYLQHLCYRNDKVKTEVRKLKGIPVLVGLLDHPKKEVHYGACGALKNISFGKDQDNKIAIKNCDGVPALVRLLRKAHDMDLTEVITGTLWNLSSHDSIKMAIVDHALHALTDEVVIPRSGWEREPNEDSKPRHFEWESVLTNTAGCLRNVSSERSEARRKLRECDGLVDALIYVVQSEIGQKDSDSKLVENCVCLLRNLSYQVHREIPHAERYQETPLAPANNAGPHAASCFGAKKGKDEWFSRGKKVPEDPGADTVDFPKRTTPAKGYELLFQPEVVRIYISLLKESKTPAILEASAGAIQNLCAGSWTYGRYIRSALRQEKGLSAIADLLTHDSERVVKAASGALRNLAVDLRNKELIGKHAIPNLVKNLPGGQQTPAKNLSEDTVVSILNTINEVIVDNLEAAKKLRETQGIEKLVLINKSGNRSEREVRAAALVLQTVWGYKELRKPLEKEGWKKSDFQVNLSNASRTQGGNSFDDSTLPLIDRNQKTDKKSSREEIQMSNMGPDNYSTLNERDHSRTLDRSGDVGDMEPVKAAPLMQEEGQESQPEVEEAEEDVAVFSPMSQKI from the exons ATGGACGACTCAGAAGTGGAGTCGACCGCCAGCATCCTTGCCTCTGTCAAGGAGCAGGAGGCACAGTTTGAGAAGCTGACCCGGGCGCTTGAGGAGGAACGGCGCCATGTCTCAGCCCAACTGGAACGAGTCCGGGTCTCCCCACAGGACGCCGGCCCGGGCTTGGCCAACGGCACGCTCACCCGGCGGCACCAG AACGGCCGTTTCTTGGGCGATGCTGACCTGGAAAGGCAGAAATACCCAGATCTGAAGCTCAACGGCCCGCAG GACCACAGCCACCTCTTGTACAGCACGATCCCCAGGATGCAGGACCCGGGCCAGATTGTGGAGGAGACCTACACTATGGAGGAGGACCCAGAAGGGGCCATGTCAGTCGTGTCTGTGGAGACATCAGATGATGGGACGACCCGGCGTACAGAGACCACG GTGAAGAAGGTGGTGAAGACTGTCACCACCCGGACGGTGCAGCAGGTGCCGGTGGGGCCGGATGGGTTACCTTTGGAAACCTCCCCTGTCACCAGCAACTACGTCCAGACCATGGACAGGAACTTCCGCAAGAATGGCAATGGGGGCCCCGGTGGCTACCTGAGCCAGCCGGGCACAGCCACCCTCCCTCGTAACTACCACTACCCCGATGGCTATGGCCGCCCCTACGAGGATGGCTACCCAGGCAGCGATCACAACTACGGCAGCCTGTCCCGTGTCACCCGCATTGACGAGCGCTACCGTCCATCCATGGACACCTACCGGGCCCCCAGCCGCCAGGACATCTATGGCCCCCAGCCTCAAGTGCGTGTCGGGGGCAGCAACATGGACCTCAACCACTTCCACCCCGAGCCGTACGGCCTGGAGGATGACCAGCGCAGTGTGGGCTTTGAAGATGTGGACTACGGGATTATGTCTGACTACGGCACAGCCAGGCGGGCAGGGACCCCCTCTGATCCCCGGCGGCGGCTCAG GAGTTATGAAGACATGCTGGTGGATGAAGTGGCCCCTGACCGGTACTACTGGGCCCCTCTGGCTCAGCATGAGCGGGGTAGCTTGGCCAGTCTGGACAGCCTGCGGAAGGGAGGTCCAGCCCCAGGTAACTGGCGCCAGCCAGAGCTGCCGGAGGTGATAGCCATGCTGAGCTTCCGGCTGGACGCCGTCAAGTCCAACGCGGCCGCCTACCTGCAGCACCTCTGCTACCGTAACGACAAGGTGAAGACAGAGGTGCGCAAGCTGAAGGGTATTCCCGTGCTGGTGGGATTGCTAGACCACCCTAAGAAAGAGGTGCACTATGGTGCCTGTGGAGCCCTCAAGAACATCTCCTTCGGCAAGGACCAAGACAATAAGATTGCCATCAAGAATTGTGATGGGGTACCTGCTCTGGTGCGCCTGTTGCGGAAGGCCCATGACATGGATCTCACGGAGGTCATCACAG GAACACTGTGGAACCTGTCCTCGCACGACTCCATCAAGATGGCCATTGTGGATCATGCACTACATGCTCTGACCGATGAGGTTGTCATTCCTCGCTCGGGCTGGGAGCGGGAACCTAATGAGGACTCAAAACCCCGCCATTTCGAGTGGGAGTCAGTGCTCACCAACACCGCTGGCTGCCTTAG gAACGTGAGCTCAGAGCGGAGTGAGGCCCGTCGGAAGCTGCGGGAATGTGACGGGCTGGTGGATGCCCTGATCTATGTCGTCCAGTCTGAGATCGGCCAGAAGGACTCGGACAGCAAG CTGGTGGAGAACTGTGTGTGCCTGCTGAGAAACTTGTCCTACCAAGTCCACCGTGAGATCCCCCATGCTGAGCGCTACCAGGAGACACCGCTGGCCCCTGCCAACAACGCTGGGCCCCATGCTGCGAGCTGCTTTGGTGCCAAGAAGGGCAAAG ACGAATGGTTCTCCAGAG GTAAAAAGGTCCCAGAAGACCCTGGTGCTGATACAGTGGATTTTCCCAAAAGAACAACTCCAGCCAAAG GCTATGAGCTCCTCTTCCAGCCAGAAGTGGTCCGGATATACATCTCCCTTCTAAAGGAGAGCAAGACTCCAGCCATCCTAGAGGCTTCGGCAGGAGCCATTCAGAACCTGTGTGCTGGCAGCTGGACA TATGGCCGGTACATCCGCTCGGCGCTGCGCCAGGAGAAGGGACTCTCCGCCATCGCTGACCTCCTCACCCACGACAGTGAGCGAGTGGTGAAAGCGGCGTCCGGAGCCCTGCGCAACCTGGCTGTCGACTTGCGTAACAAAGAGCTGATAG gtaAACATGCCATTCCCAACCTAGTGAAGAACCTGCCTGGAGGCCAGCAGACCCCAGCCAAAAACCTCTCTGAGGACACAGTGGTGTCAATCCTCAACACAATCAATGAAGTAATTGTAGACAATCTAGAGGCTGCCAAGAAGCTGCGGGAAACGCAGGGGATTGAGAAGTTGGTGCTGATCAACAAATCTGG GAACCGCTCAGAGAGAGAAGTCCGAGCAGCTGCCCTCGTCTTGCAGACAGTCTGGGGATATAAGGAGCTGCGGAAGCCCCTGGAGAAGGAAGGCTGGAAGAAGTCAGATTTCCAG GTGAACCTGAGCAATGCTTCTCGGACCCAGGGGGGCAACTCGTTTGATGACAGCACCTTGCCTCTCATCGACAGGAACCAAAAAACAG ACAAGAAATCCTCCCGGGAGGAGATCCAGATGAGCAACATGGGACCAG acAACTATTCCACACTCAATGAGAGGGACCACAGCAGGACACTGGACCGAT